The genomic segment TTCGCTAGGCTTCACTCTATGTTTGCCTGCCTCATCTTCCAATCACCATTATCTTATTTGTGTTAGTATTGGTAGCTTCTTATAAGATAATAACTCTGTTCTTTCTAAAGACTTTTCCTTGATTATGTCATGGAAAACTGTAACAAAGGCCCAAGGAGACTGTCATCTAACAAGGTAGGGTTTTCTTTTTACAGGTAGGATACAACCACCACAAAACACACTTCCAACATGTGGCAGTCTTTAACCTGAACCAAGGCCCTGCGTACTCCCATGCAAAGCACACAGGTAGGAATATCagccctttatttttttctgtaaaacaaaaagcaagaaatatcTTGATGTTCTGTTCATATTCTCCAGTGCCTGAGCAAGCATTTGCTTCTGACTTCCAACCatggtcctccctcctcccttcctcaaTCCCCAATCCTTATCCTCCCTTCTGTCCTCCCAGTTCTACCACCAGAGAATAATTACAAATCACAGGGATGCAAATCTTTTCcattataatgtttttattttctcaattctCACTGGCAATCACTGAAGTATTCAATGTGTAGTAATTAGGCCTTTAAAACAACTTGTTGTCTAGTCATAGCTGTCTGATGTCTCTGGTTGTGCACTGAGATTTAAGGCTATTAATGCCAGCAGTGACCATGACTGTGCCAGTTAGGGATTCCTGTTTCTGTGCTAGGTTGGTGCATGTATCCTCCTGGCACTACTAGGTGTAGCTGCAGAGTGTTCTCCACTCCAGGCAGGTATGTGTATTGATAAACGGGGATGGGCGGCATGTGCTCAGTCATCTGCTTTTCTGGATAGCAGAATTCGATTCTCTTTTCATCCATCCTCTTGTTTGGAAGGAAAACCTTGATACTCTCCTCTTTCACTTCATTGCCATGATCAAGTTGTGtgttcttcttctcttgctcattTTGGTCTAAGTGTGGGATCACCTCCGCTTGCTCTTGCTGGTCATGACTGAGTAGTGTGATCCTATCCTGCTTTGTGCGCCTGCCTTGATAGTAGTGTctgatcatattttcttttacttttttgtctTGATAAAATTGCGTGTCCCTCTTCTCTTGCTTATTTTGGTGAAAGTGTGGGATCACCTCCTCTTGCCCTTGCTGGTCATGACTGAGTAGTGTGACCTTATCATCCTTTGCATGCCTGTCTTGATTGTAGTGTCTGACCCTCtcttctttcacttgtttgtctGGATTAAATTGTGTGTTACTCTCCTCTTGCTTATTTTGCTCCAAGTGTGTGATCATCTCTTCTTGCCCTTGCTGGTCATGTCTGAGCAGCATGATCCTATCCTCCTTGGTGTGCCTGTCTTGATAGTAGTGTCTGATCAtctcttctttcacttttttgtCTTGATAAAATTGTGTGTTCCCCTTCTCTTGCTTATTTTGGTGAAAGTGTGTGATCACCTCCTCTTGCCCTCGCTGATCATGACTGAGTTGTGTGATTCTATCCTCCTTTGCATGCCTGTCTTGATAATAGTGTCTGATTATAgcttctttcacttgtttgtctGGATTAAATTGTGTGATCACCAACTCTTTGAGATGCTCTTCTTGATCACATGGTTCATTTGTGCCCTCTTGCATCTGGTTATCACAGTGGCCACATTCTGGCTTCACTTCATCAT from the Mastomys coucha isolate ucsf_1 chromosome X, UCSF_Mcou_1, whole genome shotgun sequence genome contains:
- the LOC116093044 gene encoding uncharacterized protein LOC116093044; the encoded protein is MDKVKKLEEDTESTELWTLHTSLPKKSKIFLKPISLGSDKKCTEYACVSGIQVLRRVKRSPQKRSKVKICKKPTIPKLKPTKEGGATPYSRKNKPQKKKSKTRHERNKMLQDKLKMLWDQYNQLQNKINILWNQYHHVDDEVKPECGHCDNQMQEGTNEPCDQEEHLKELVITQFNPDKQVKEAIIRHYYQDRHAKEDRITQLSHDQRGQEEVITHFHQNKQEKGNTQFYQDKKVKEEMIRHYYQDRHTKEDRIMLLRHDQQGQEEMITHLEQNKQEESNTQFNPDKQVKEERVRHYNQDRHAKDDKVTLLSHDQQGQEEVIPHFHQNKQEKRDTQFYQDKKVKENMIRHYYQGRRTKQDRITLLSHDQQEQAEVIPHLDQNEQEKKNTQLDHGNEVKEESIKVFLPNKRMDEKRIEFCYPEKQMTEHMPPIPVYQYTYLPGVENTLQLHLVVPGGYMHQPSTETGIPNWHSHGHCWH